Proteins found in one Coregonus clupeaformis isolate EN_2021a unplaced genomic scaffold, ASM2061545v1 scaf0096, whole genome shotgun sequence genomic segment:
- the LOC121586127 gene encoding IGF-like family receptor 1 isoform X2 produces MLTSHQFQTQQVQRSTTLRVQVSTSNPTTAKHIDLRLPGDSHVNHQTAYKENTLCFKVSLKDCLPSDNILYTNQQSRSSKRAEVSLLQSETRSLEDLLSPDLQWAPLQMVLDNLDVLEELVILLDPESPGVKNTSHLASRCSFPSTWITYTYSLRDSKSPLRAVLEGVTTKHPEWTVGHLARHLREMDRNDAVAVLTKLTFLKVV; encoded by the exons ATGTTGACTTCACATCAATTTCAGACTCAACAGGTCCAACGGTCAACAACGTTAAGGGTCCAAGTGTCAACATCAAATCCCACCACAGCCAAACACATTGATCTGAGATTACCTGGTGATTCACATGTCAACCATCAGACTGCAT ATAAGGAGAATACGCTGTGCTTCAAGGTCAGCCTTAAAGACTGCCTCCCATCAGACAATATCCTGTATACCAACCAACAGTCACGGAGCAGTAAGAGAGCAGAGGTTTCTCTCCTACAGTCAGAGACCAGGAGCCTAGAGGACCTTTTGA GTCCTGACCTCCAGTGGGCACCACTGCAGATGGTTCTGGACAACTTGGATGTTCTAGAGGAGCTTGTGATTCTGCTGGACCCGGAGAGCCCTGGGGTGAAGAACACCAGCCACCTAGCATCTCGCTGCTCCTTCCCCTCCACCTGGATCACCTACACCTACTCCCTGAGGGACAGCAAGAGCCCCCTGAGGGCCGTGCTGGAGGGGGTCACCACCAAGCATCCAGAGTGGACTGTAGGACACCTGGCCAGGCACCTGAGAGAGATGGACCGGAACGATGCAGTGGCGGTGCTCACCAAGCTCACATTTCTTAAGGTTGTCTAG
- the LOC121586127 gene encoding IGF-like family receptor 1 isoform X1 encodes MLTSHQFQTQQVQRSTTLRVQVSTSNPTTAKHIDLRLPGDSHVNHQTAWIVLTVILVFSVLAFLLFIYIKKRRRRSRAFCIRDKENTLCFKVSLKDCLPSDNILYTNQQSRSSKRAEVSLLQSETRSLEDLLSPDLQWAPLQMVLDNLDVLEELVILLDPESPGVKNTSHLASRCSFPSTWITYTYSLRDSKSPLRAVLEGVTTKHPEWTVGHLARHLREMDRNDAVAVLTKLTFLKVV; translated from the exons ATGTTGACTTCACATCAATTTCAGACTCAACAGGTCCAACGGTCAACAACGTTAAGGGTCCAAGTGTCAACATCAAATCCCACCACAGCCAAACACATTGATCTGAGATTACCTGGTGATTCACATGTCAACCATCAGACTGCAT GGATAGTGCTTACTGTCATCTTGGTTTTCTCTGTACTTGCATTTCTCTTATTCATCTATATtaagaagagaaggagaagatCAAGAGCCTTTTGCATCAGAG ATAAGGAGAATACGCTGTGCTTCAAGGTCAGCCTTAAAGACTGCCTCCCATCAGACAATATCCTGTATACCAACCAACAGTCACGGAGCAGTAAGAGAGCAGAGGTTTCTCTCCTACAGTCAGAGACCAGGAGCCTAGAGGACCTTTTGA GTCCTGACCTCCAGTGGGCACCACTGCAGATGGTTCTGGACAACTTGGATGTTCTAGAGGAGCTTGTGATTCTGCTGGACCCGGAGAGCCCTGGGGTGAAGAACACCAGCCACCTAGCATCTCGCTGCTCCTTCCCCTCCACCTGGATCACCTACACCTACTCCCTGAGGGACAGCAAGAGCCCCCTGAGGGCCGTGCTGGAGGGGGTCACCACCAAGCATCCAGAGTGGACTGTAGGACACCTGGCCAGGCACCTGAGAGAGATGGACCGGAACGATGCAGTGGCGGTGCTCACCAAGCTCACATTTCTTAAGGTTGTCTAG
- the LOC121586129 gene encoding zinc finger and BTB domain-containing protein 16-A-like, which yields MITLPPPPPLVALSSPGSGETSLGCKYCDRGFRVERSLPSHRRDQGGEKPYQCKRSSKRFSLKHQLDTHHRVHTGEKPFELRLCGQRSRDYSAMIKHLRTHGGATPYQCTACLELCSSLAAMQKQLKNLPLQDFPPDWTISSTYLYTYSEGKKYLIPC from the exons ATGATTACActtccacccccaccccctcttgtTGCTCTCTCCTCCCCAGGCTCAGGTGAGACCTCTCTGGGGTGTAAGTACTGTGATCGTGGCTTCAGGGTGGAGCGGTCACTGCCATCCCACCGGCGAGATCAGGGAGGAGAGAAGCCCTACCAGTGTAAACGCAGCTCCAAGAGGTTCAGCCTCAAACACCAACTGGATACACACCACCGGGTACACACAG GAGAGAAGCCGTTTGAGTTACGTCTGTGTGGCCAGCGGTCGAGGGACTACTCAGCCATGATCAAGCACCTGCGGACCCACGGCGGGGCCACGCCCTACCAGTGTACTGCCTGCCTGGAGCTCTGTAGCAGCCTGGCTGCTATGCAGAAACAACTGAAGAACCTCCCGCTGCAGGACTTCCCCCCAGACTGGACCATCAGCAGCACCTACctgtacacatacagtgagggaaaaaagtatttgatcccctgctga